The following coding sequences lie in one Kamptonema formosum PCC 6407 genomic window:
- a CDS encoding pentapeptide repeat-containing protein has protein sequence MSGNTAHIKRLLETKQCQGGNLSDANLARLKLSGANLTGADLSFANLNGTDLSGANLSGADLSFANLVAANLANADLSGVDSKGINLFDANLNGAELSGADLGFANLVNTNMLHANLSGADLVGANLVGANLSGANLSGADLGGANLGNVKLVNAKLLNADLRDVRLVGGDLTDADLQDADLRDVNLLNADLSGANLNGANLSGANLSGVNLSGANMDGAIGIYMDTPVEMRRSEPRKSSVTQSVLSYMSLPQASVPSSVTQNSSSNGTLPRLG, from the coding sequence ATGAGTGGAAATACCGCGCACATCAAACGGTTGTTAGAAACCAAACAATGTCAGGGAGGAAATCTCAGCGATGCCAATCTGGCAAGATTAAAACTCAGCGGCGCTAACTTGACTGGCGCGGATCTGAGTTTTGCCAATCTCAATGGTACGGATCTCAGCGGTGCTAATTTAAGTGGTGCGGATCTGAGTTTTGCCAACTTAGTTGCTGCTAACCTGGCTAATGCTGACTTGAGCGGTGTTGACTCCAAGGGAATCAACCTCTTTGATGCAAACTTAAATGGTGCTGAATTGAGCGGTGCCGATCTAGGTTTTGCCAATTTAGTCAATACAAATATGCTTCATGCCAATTTAAGCGGTGCTGACTTGGTTGGTGCTAATTTGGTTGGGGCTAACCTCAGCGGTGCGAATCTCAGCGGTGCCGACTTAGGTGGTGCGAATCTAGGTAATGTGAAGTTGGTGAATGCTAAGTTGCTCAACGCTGACCTCAGAGATGTCAGATTAGTCGGTGGCGATCTCACGGATGCGGATCTTCAAGATGCGGATCTCAGAGATGTCAATTTGTTGAACGCTGACTTGAGTGGGGCTAACCTCAATGGAGCCAACCTCAGCGGTGCTAATCTCAGTGGAGTTAATCTCAGTGGTGCGAATATGGATGGCGCTATTGGAATTTACATGGACACCCCTGTGGAAATGCGACGCAGCGAACCGCGAAAATCTAGTGTTACACAGTCGGTTTTGTCCTATATGAGTTTGCCTCAAGCCAGTGTCCCATCATCTGTAACGCAAAATTCTAGTTCAAACGGCACTTTACCCCGCTTGGGGTGA
- a CDS encoding aspartate aminotransferase family protein, producing MSPETLVKEPFLQSDESTPFSRDSFDSYVMTTYGRFPIALERGQGCRVWDTEGREYLDFVAGIATCTLGHAHPALIAAVTRQIQTLHHVSNLYYIPVQGELAKWLTEHSCADRAFFCNSGAEANEGAIKLARKYAHEKLNIANPTIVTARDSFHGRTLATVTATGQPKYHKGFSPLMPGFYYVPYNDIEALESAIAELDANERQVTAIMLEAMQGEGGVRPGDIAYFQRIRQICDEKGILLILDEVQVGMARTGKMWGYENLGIEPDIFTSAKGLGGGIPIGAMLCKSFCDVFEPGSHASTFGGNPFVCAVALSVCQTLEAEGILANVNERGEQLRKGLSAIAAKYPHLIAQVRGWGLINGMELKADIELTSIELVKAAIEQGLLLVPAGPKVIRFVPPLIVTAGEVDQALEAVEKAIVSYEAR from the coding sequence GTGAGCCCAGAAACCTTAGTAAAAGAGCCTTTTCTACAATCCGACGAGTCCACTCCCTTCAGCCGCGATAGCTTCGACAGCTACGTAATGACAACTTACGGGCGCTTTCCCATAGCTCTAGAACGCGGTCAAGGTTGCCGTGTATGGGATACTGAAGGACGCGAATATCTGGATTTTGTCGCGGGGATTGCCACTTGTACTCTGGGGCACGCCCACCCCGCTTTAATTGCAGCCGTAACCCGCCAAATTCAAACGCTACACCACGTTTCTAACCTTTACTACATCCCCGTACAGGGCGAGTTGGCAAAGTGGCTTACAGAGCATTCCTGCGCTGACAGAGCCTTCTTTTGCAACTCCGGTGCAGAGGCAAATGAAGGAGCAATTAAGCTGGCTCGGAAGTATGCCCACGAAAAGTTAAATATCGCTAATCCAACGATCGTAACGGCTCGTGACAGCTTTCACGGACGGACGCTGGCAACTGTCACGGCTACGGGACAGCCCAAATATCATAAGGGTTTTAGCCCGCTGATGCCGGGATTTTACTATGTGCCTTATAACGATATTGAAGCATTGGAAAGCGCGATCGCAGAACTCGATGCCAATGAGCGCCAAGTAACGGCAATCATGCTAGAAGCCATGCAAGGAGAAGGCGGAGTTCGTCCCGGAGATATCGCCTATTTCCAACGGATACGCCAAATCTGCGACGAAAAAGGCATTTTGCTCATTCTCGACGAAGTGCAAGTCGGCATGGCCCGCACAGGCAAAATGTGGGGTTATGAGAATTTAGGCATTGAACCGGATATCTTTACTTCCGCCAAGGGATTAGGCGGTGGTATCCCCATCGGGGCGATGCTGTGTAAATCTTTCTGTGACGTATTTGAACCAGGAAGTCACGCCAGCACTTTTGGCGGCAATCCATTTGTGTGCGCTGTGGCCTTGTCAGTCTGCCAAACTCTAGAAGCAGAAGGCATTTTGGCGAATGTAAACGAACGAGGGGAACAGTTGAGAAAGGGGTTAAGCGCGATCGCAGCCAAATATCCCCACCTCATTGCCCAAGTGCGCGGCTGGGGTTTAATTAACGGCATGGAACTCAAAGCCGATATCGAACTCACATCGATCGAACTCGTAAAAGCCGCCATAGAACAAGGCTTGCTCTTAGTACCCGCAGGCCCCAAAGTGATCCGGTTCGTCCCGCCTTTGATCGTAACGGCGGGTGAAGTAGACCAAGCTTTGGAAGCTGTCGAAAAAGCGATCGTCTCCTACGAAGCCAGGTAA
- a CDS encoding ribulose bisphosphate carboxylase small subunit, with protein MSYYISPSFLDKVAVHITKNFLDLPGVRVPLILGIHGRKGEGKTFQCELAFERLGFEPVTISGGELESPDAGDPARLIRLRYREAAEQIRVRGEMCAIFINDLDAGAGRFDSTTQYTVNTQLVNATLMNIADNPTNVQLPGSYDDTPLHRVPIIVTGNDFATLYAPLIRDGRMEKFYWEPNRDDKIGIVSGIFEADGMPQSEIAEFVDAFPDQAIDFFSALRSRIYDEQIREFIHGIGIEKVSKRLVNSLEAAPHFPKPNFSLSRLIEIGRAMVGQQYRIKEMRLVEEYNQNRLFGSQNSGEVSSNSQPPSQQKNEQGQYYKAYVEKGSNGGNGKISQLSSEVQEQVQQLLDQGCKIGIEYADSRRFKTGSWQSCATIQSNGEKEVIASLQNCLAEHGGEYVRLIGIDSKAKRRVVETIIQRPNG; from the coding sequence ATGAGTTATTACATTTCTCCGTCTTTTCTTGACAAGGTAGCCGTTCACATCACTAAAAATTTTTTGGATCTACCTGGAGTTAGAGTTCCTCTAATTTTAGGAATTCACGGCCGCAAAGGGGAAGGCAAAACTTTTCAGTGTGAGTTAGCTTTTGAGCGTCTAGGTTTTGAACCTGTGACTATATCGGGGGGAGAATTAGAAAGTCCCGATGCCGGAGATCCGGCGCGGTTGATTCGTCTTCGCTACCGAGAAGCTGCCGAACAAATTCGGGTTCGCGGTGAAATGTGCGCGATATTTATTAACGATCTAGATGCTGGTGCTGGCAGATTTGATAGTACAACTCAGTATACTGTTAATACTCAGTTGGTGAATGCCACTCTGATGAATATTGCTGACAATCCGACTAACGTGCAATTGCCGGGAAGTTATGACGATACGCCGCTACATAGAGTCCCGATTATTGTTACTGGAAATGACTTTGCTACTCTGTACGCGCCGTTAATTCGAGATGGGCGGATGGAGAAGTTTTACTGGGAACCAAATCGCGATGATAAGATTGGAATTGTTAGCGGTATTTTTGAGGCGGATGGGATGCCGCAAAGCGAGATTGCGGAATTTGTGGATGCGTTTCCTGACCAGGCGATTGACTTCTTTAGTGCTTTGCGATCGCGCATTTATGACGAACAAATTCGCGAGTTTATTCATGGAATAGGAATTGAAAAGGTTTCTAAGCGGTTGGTGAATAGTTTAGAAGCAGCGCCCCATTTTCCTAAGCCTAATTTTAGTCTATCTCGCCTAATAGAAATTGGTAGGGCGATGGTTGGTCAACAGTACCGAATTAAGGAAATGCGACTGGTAGAGGAATATAACCAAAATCGGTTATTTGGCAGTCAAAATTCTGGGGAAGTTTCCTCTAATTCGCAGCCGCCCAGTCAACAAAAAAATGAACAGGGACAATATTATAAAGCCTACGTGGAAAAAGGTAGTAACGGCGGGAATGGTAAAATTTCTCAGCTTAGTTCTGAGGTGCAAGAACAAGTGCAGCAACTTTTAGATCAAGGCTGTAAAATTGGCATAGAATATGCCGATAGTCGCCGATTTAAAACTGGTTCCTGGCAAAGTTGTGCGACTATTCAAAGCAACGGGGAAAAAGAAGTAATTGCATCTCTACAAAATTGCTTGGCTGAACATGGCGGTGAATATGTGAGGTTAATTGGGATTGACTCGAAAGCTAAGCGGCGGGTGGTTGAGACTATTATTCAGCGTCCAAATGGTTAA
- a CDS encoding Uma2 family endonuclease, whose protein sequence is MTVTKLRLWTVDEYHQMIETGILDEDDRVELLEGQIIEMSLQIPLTAATTQTASNYLSNILTGLAYIRMQLPITLRPNSEPEPDIAVVRIDPGRYFDHHPTPDEIFLVVEVANTSLAKDRRQKVRAYANANIPEYWILDVNEQQVYVFREPGNETYQQEIILNEEAIFSMVAFPEIEVSVSELFP, encoded by the coding sequence ATGACAGTAACTAAATTGCGTTTATGGACTGTAGATGAGTATCATCAGATGATTGAGACAGGAATTCTCGATGAGGATGATCGTGTTGAATTATTGGAAGGTCAAATAATAGAAATGAGCCTTCAAATTCCCCTCACTGCCGCGACTACGCAAACTGCTTCAAACTATCTGAGTAATATATTGACTGGTTTAGCTTATATTCGGATGCAGCTACCTATTACTCTGCGTCCTAATTCTGAACCCGAACCAGATATCGCCGTTGTTCGTATAGATCCCGGTCGCTACTTTGACCATCATCCGACACCGGATGAAATTTTCTTAGTAGTTGAAGTAGCAAATACGAGTTTAGCAAAAGATCGTCGTCAAAAAGTACGCGCTTATGCTAATGCTAACATACCTGAATACTGGATTCTGGACGTAAACGAGCAGCAAGTTTATGTGTTTCGGGAACCGGGAAATGAAACTTATCAACAAGAAATTATATTGAATGAGGAGGCAATTTTTTCAATGGTTGCTTTTCCTGAGATTGAGGTTTCGGTTAGCGAGTTATTCCCTTAA
- a CDS encoding NB-ARC domain-containing protein, protein MDTAPEITTFYGRNNELNTLKTWLIQDRPHIITLVGMVGIGKTTLAIKLIEKVQTQFEYIVYRSLRYSPTIDNFLTDLLQSFVCPPIIPNTLDRKIDLLLKFLRKHRCLIIIDDVQMLFEIGEVAGQYKAEFEGYYLLFKQISELSHASSLLLITREQPEDAIASRHKFTRCLKLTGLGESAKQILRDKELSDEQLWDTLIEKYQSHPLWLEMTATMIQELFAGSMTEFLSYPSSILSNEIVSQLNRVWVRLTESEKQIVNYLAKQEKAVTLSQVLQEISDYTPEMILNTIQSLKRRCFLGDNLNDECLREATRTPSLLKLDGTLETYVRKHN, encoded by the coding sequence ATAGATACCGCCCCTGAAATCACCACTTTTTACGGACGAAATAACGAATTAAACACTTTAAAAACCTGGCTAATTCAAGATCGTCCCCACATCATTACCTTAGTTGGTATGGTAGGCATTGGCAAAACGACACTTGCTATCAAACTAATTGAAAAAGTCCAAACGCAATTTGAATATATTGTTTATCGCAGTCTCCGGTATTCTCCAACTATAGATAATTTTTTAACAGACTTATTGCAAAGCTTTGTCTGTCCTCCCATTATTCCCAATACCCTCGATCGCAAAATTGATCTATTACTTAAGTTTCTTCGCAAACATCGATGTTTAATTATTATAGATGACGTGCAGATGTTATTTGAAATAGGAGAAGTTGCGGGTCAATATAAAGCAGAATTTGAGGGATATTATCTGTTATTTAAACAAATTTCCGAATTGTCTCATGCAAGTAGTTTGTTGTTAATTACCAGAGAACAACCAGAAGATGCGATCGCATCTCGTCATAAATTTACCCGTTGTTTAAAACTTACTGGTTTGGGAGAATCTGCTAAACAAATATTAAGAGATAAAGAACTGTCAGACGAGCAACTGTGGGATACTTTGATTGAGAAGTATCAAAGTCATCCTTTATGGTTAGAAATGACAGCAACAATGATTCAAGAATTATTTGCCGGAAGCATGACCGAATTTTTATCTTATCCGTCGTCAATATTGAGTAATGAAATTGTATCTCAACTTAATCGAGTATGGGTAAGGTTAACAGAATCGGAAAAACAGATCGTAAATTATTTAGCTAAACAAGAAAAAGCTGTAACTTTGAGCCAGGTTTTACAGGAAATATCCGATTATACTCCAGAGATGATATTGAATACAATCCAATCGCTGAAAAGACGTTGTTTTTTAGGTGATAATCTGAATGACGAATGCCTACGAGAGGCTACGCGAACACCCTCTTTATTAAAACTCGATGGGACTTTAGAAACCTATGTGCGTAAGCACAATTGA
- a CDS encoding DUF1036 domain-containing protein: MQLRNLAMAVGLGMVGFISSVVFATPANASMTVCNRAGSKAFVAISYYSDGNFWSKGWLQLNPGSCGTAIAGRVSNAEIGVYAETFTGIVESGDVRRCVVWVQVQPSWTIRNADNPARCKGKGREMKGFRVIKTNDSPDYTYEVFD, encoded by the coding sequence ATGCAGCTTAGAAATCTGGCAATGGCTGTAGGCTTAGGAATGGTTGGCTTCATTTCCTCTGTTGTATTTGCTACTCCCGCAAATGCAAGCATGACTGTGTGCAATCGAGCTGGATCGAAAGCTTTTGTAGCCATTAGTTATTATTCAGATGGCAATTTTTGGTCAAAAGGATGGCTACAGCTTAATCCTGGTAGTTGTGGTACAGCTATCGCTGGAAGAGTATCTAACGCAGAGATTGGAGTTTACGCAGAGACTTTTACCGGAATAGTTGAGTCAGGTGATGTACGCAGATGCGTTGTCTGGGTTCAAGTTCAACCATCTTGGACAATTCGTAATGCTGATAACCCAGCGCGTTGTAAAGGAAAGGGGAGAGAAATGAAGGGCTTCCGAGTGATCAAAACTAATGATAGCCCTGACTACACCTATGAGGTTTTTGATTAG
- a CDS encoding type II toxin-antitoxin system RelE/ParE family toxin, with translation MAFRVEISPSALTDAEEAFLYMQKDSSLNAEEWYNGLVNAILSLENLPNRCPLASESEEIGREIRQLIYKRYRILFSVSEEIVQVLRIRHTARDWLSSDEL, from the coding sequence ATGGCATTTCGCGTTGAAATATCACCCTCTGCATTAACTGACGCTGAGGAGGCTTTTTTATATATGCAAAAAGATTCCTCCTTGAATGCAGAAGAATGGTACAACGGCTTAGTTAATGCCATTCTCAGTCTAGAAAATTTACCAAATCGATGTCCGCTAGCATCTGAAAGTGAAGAGATTGGACGAGAGATTCGTCAGTTAATTTACAAGAGATACCGTATTTTATTTAGTGTTAGTGAGGAGATTGTACAAGTTCTGCGAATTCGTCATACTGCGCGGGATTGGCTTTCATCAGATGAACTATGA
- a CDS encoding type II toxin-antitoxin system Phd/YefM family antitoxin translates to MIDLKDIHSLTDFQRNAKQYIQRTQETQQPLVLTVNGKAEVVVQDALAYQKLLDRLEYAESIAAIRKGIEEFEQGKGKPARETLEELRTKHGISR, encoded by the coding sequence ATGATTGACTTGAAAGATATTCACTCCTTGACTGATTTTCAGCGCAACGCTAAACAGTACATTCAGCGTACTCAAGAGACTCAGCAACCCCTCGTGCTGACAGTAAATGGTAAAGCTGAGGTAGTTGTCCAAGATGCGCTAGCCTACCAAAAATTGCTCGATCGGCTTGAATATGCTGAGTCGATCGCGGCTATCCGTAAGGGAATAGAAGAATTTGAGCAGGGAAAAGGCAAACCAGCACGAGAGACTTTAGAGGAATTGAGAACAAAACATGGCATTTCGCGTTGA
- a CDS encoding PIN domain-containing protein: MFFLWRPYLRDPKDDMVLELAVKARCDSIVTYNNRDFVEIDRFGLKTVKPIEFLQSIGVLL; encoded by the coding sequence ATCTTTTTTCTATGGCGACCTTACTTACGCGACCCCAAGGATGACATGGTTTTGGAACTTGCTGTTAAAGCTCGCTGTGATAGTATAGTTACATACAATAATCGTGATTTTGTGGAAATCGATCGATTTGGATTGAAAACAGTTAAGCCAATAGAGTTTTTACAATCGATAGGAGTTTTGTTATGA
- a CDS encoding PIN domain-containing protein yields MPEIVIDTNVSVAGLRSSRGSAFRLLQLIGTGIFDIHLSVPLVLEYEEVLLRDTNKFVNYTIGCWRLT; encoded by the coding sequence GTGCCAGAAATTGTTATTGATACCAATGTTAGTGTTGCAGGTTTGCGCTCCAGTCGAGGTAGTGCATTTAGATTACTGCAACTCATAGGTACTGGAATATTTGACATCCATTTATCTGTGCCACTTGTTTTAGAGTATGAAGAAGTATTGCTACGAGATACTAACAAATTTGTCAATTACACGATCGGATGTTGGAGATTGACTTGA
- a CDS encoding NAD(P)/FAD-dependent oxidoreductase encodes MAKVVVIGAGLGGLPTAYELRHLLPKEHQVILISDRQKFTFIPGLVQIALNLKSLEQIQLDIPELTQRHGIEWILGNLTNFDPETQHITVEENRIIDYDYVAIATGASFAFDAVPGLGPDEGYTHSVCSPDHALEARKAWLKFLENPRHLVVGAMAGVSCFGPAYEFLFMAEWELRRRGLRDKVSITFVTPEPYLGHLGLDGLSNSQELTENLIKKRGIEALTNAQITSVDADAIALASGQKFPFEYAMILPAFRGVNFIHKVPGLGNEKGFIPVLPTYEHPQLSSVYALGVSVELPENQAISGLGLPKTGQMTEAMGLAVTHNIGVKLGAIADSLKTATLEAICFAEFGDTGIVYVAAPVLPDPKTGKRRYSYSLQGRWVNWAKAAFEKYFLIKMKLGWGLPWFEILALRILFGLSLLKNCDTVESEAMTSTLLSLSGRRK; translated from the coding sequence ATGGCAAAAGTGGTTGTAATTGGCGCAGGGTTAGGAGGACTTCCTACCGCTTATGAACTGCGACATCTGCTGCCGAAGGAACATCAGGTAATATTAATTTCCGATCGGCAAAAATTTACTTTTATTCCTGGGTTAGTCCAGATAGCACTGAATCTTAAATCCCTAGAACAAATTCAATTAGATATACCTGAGTTAACTCAGCGACATGGGATTGAATGGATATTAGGAAATCTCACCAATTTTGACCCGGAAACTCAACACATTACAGTTGAAGAAAATCGGATTATTGATTATGATTATGTGGCGATCGCGACAGGTGCTTCTTTTGCTTTTGATGCTGTCCCCGGACTGGGGCCGGATGAGGGTTACACTCATTCAGTTTGCTCGCCGGATCATGCTTTAGAAGCGCGAAAAGCTTGGCTAAAATTCTTAGAAAATCCCCGTCATTTGGTGGTAGGGGCAATGGCAGGAGTGAGCTGTTTTGGGCCAGCTTATGAATTTTTATTCATGGCAGAGTGGGAACTGCGGCGCAGAGGTTTGCGGGACAAAGTATCGATTACTTTTGTGACACCAGAACCTTACCTCGGACATTTAGGTTTAGATGGATTAAGTAACTCTCAAGAATTAACCGAAAACTTGATAAAAAAAAGAGGAATTGAAGCGCTAACTAACGCTCAAATTACCTCCGTTGATGCCGACGCGATCGCACTTGCTAGTGGGCAAAAGTTTCCCTTTGAATATGCCATGATTCTTCCAGCTTTCCGGGGAGTGAATTTTATTCACAAAGTACCGGGTTTGGGCAATGAAAAAGGGTTTATTCCCGTATTACCTACCTACGAACATCCTCAATTATCTTCAGTTTATGCCCTTGGTGTCAGCGTAGAATTACCGGAAAATCAAGCAATCTCTGGACTGGGATTACCCAAAACCGGACAAATGACAGAAGCAATGGGATTGGCAGTGACGCATAATATTGGTGTAAAATTAGGCGCGATTGCAGATAGTTTAAAAACAGCAACTTTGGAAGCGATTTGTTTTGCTGAATTTGGCGATACAGGCATTGTCTATGTTGCCGCCCCCGTCTTACCCGATCCAAAAACAGGTAAACGGCGTTACTCATACTCTTTGCAAGGACGCTGGGTTAACTGGGCAAAAGCAGCATTTGAAAAGTATTTCTTGATTAAAATGAAATTAGGTTGGGGGTTGCCTTGGTTTGAAATTTTGGCTTTGCGAATTTTATTCGGATTGTCGCTGTTAAAAAATTGCGATACAGTGGAATCTGAAGCAATGACTAGCACTCTGCTGTCACTCAGTGGCAGAAGAAAATAA